The Kordia sp. SMS9 genome window below encodes:
- a CDS encoding ATP cone domain-containing protein, with the protein MDNEDFKIIKASGEKAKFSLNKLRASLKRTGADETLVKQILNKVRDELYQGISTKEIYNRAFALLKRKKSYFASKYKLKKAIYELGPTGFPFERFVSAILNYSGYTTEVGKTMQGNCVSHEIDVVADINGETTVIECKFHGEQGITCNVKVPLYIQARYEDVKAHWNANKDKKTQLTKGWVVTNTRFTKDALTYGNCVGLHLLSWDYPENEGLKDRIDRLGLYPITVSTLLTQREKQFLLSRDIVLCRELLNDKFFLDHLDISETRQEKILREISLLCNLKNESS; encoded by the coding sequence ATGGACAACGAAGACTTTAAAATTATAAAAGCATCTGGTGAAAAAGCCAAATTTTCATTGAACAAGTTGCGTGCTTCTTTAAAAAGAACAGGTGCCGACGAAACCTTGGTGAAACAGATTTTGAATAAAGTCCGCGACGAATTGTATCAAGGAATTTCTACCAAGGAAATCTACAACAGAGCATTTGCACTTTTAAAACGAAAAAAAAGTTACTTCGCGTCCAAGTATAAACTTAAAAAAGCCATTTACGAATTAGGTCCGACAGGGTTTCCGTTTGAACGTTTTGTAAGTGCTATTTTGAACTATTCTGGCTATACCACAGAAGTTGGCAAAACCATGCAAGGCAACTGTGTGTCGCACGAAATTGATGTTGTAGCAGATATAAATGGAGAAACTACCGTGATCGAATGTAAGTTTCACGGCGAACAAGGAATTACCTGCAATGTAAAAGTGCCGCTGTACATTCAGGCGCGTTATGAAGATGTAAAAGCGCATTGGAACGCCAACAAGGATAAGAAAACACAACTCACCAAAGGTTGGGTAGTAACCAACACACGATTTACCAAAGATGCATTGACCTACGGAAATTGTGTTGGTTTGCATTTGTTAAGTTGGGATTATCCAGAAAATGAAGGATTGAAAGACCGAATTGACCGTTTGGGATTGTATCCAATCACCGTTTCTACCTTGTTGACACAACGAGAAAAGCAGTTTTTATTGAGTAGAGATATTGTCCTTTGCCGGGAATTGTTGAACGATAAATTTTTTCTAGATCATTTAGACATTTCTGAAACACGTCAAGAAAAAATTCTCCGTGAAATTTCACTGTTATGCAATCTTAAAAATGAATCCTCATGA
- a CDS encoding T9SS type A sorting domain-containing protein, translated as MKKIKLTFLLCVVGFLLSGKAFGNEKTIKLSIMYTASVASKVSDIKQQAENQINIIKTVLQNSGINDVIIEVSYTKLTKYIEPQNRTNGYIRFPFDGTYQILDEVSNHAKLMDYFIDNNVNSFDQNGVNYIDKSELSQSLISIDASTKNNIVLFIVDENGPAIISEYFPKDLTGRTSKTFYSIINYQVFSNLDISLALGFFGIFTSINDADLDIEDEPSNSSLMSFWVYDDASVLKKLSDANKSSFLCNLSKLNLKAPALMEIGGMLIVAETENSVIEANNSIVIVPYSDVNKRPFSVIAPDADDYSIVFTNVRKKPRVNDPICVVPNERQISSDNIQFIEPDEEEIVEETITEVEYDTNVLPPYPNPTNGELNFEMYIAETGFYKLAMYDITTGKQMNVIHKGNLEKGEHTIKTNVSNLRSGLYIYRLESTSLEPITGRIIVK; from the coding sequence ATGAAAAAAATAAAACTCACTTTTTTACTGTGTGTCGTTGGATTTTTATTAAGCGGAAAAGCATTTGGTAATGAAAAAACAATTAAGCTATCAATTATGTATACAGCTAGTGTTGCTTCAAAGGTATCTGACATTAAACAACAAGCAGAAAATCAGATAAATATTATTAAAACAGTATTACAAAATTCAGGTATTAACGATGTAATCATAGAAGTATCGTACACCAAACTCACAAAATATATAGAACCACAGAATAGAACAAACGGATATATCAGATTTCCATTTGATGGCACTTATCAAATTTTAGATGAAGTGTCAAATCATGCGAAACTAATGGATTATTTTATTGACAATAATGTAAATAGTTTTGATCAAAATGGAGTAAATTATATTGATAAAAGCGAACTATCGCAATCACTTATTAGTATTGATGCCAGTACAAAAAACAATATTGTCCTTTTTATTGTGGATGAAAATGGTCCCGCAATTATTTCAGAATATTTTCCTAAGGATTTAACCGGTCGCACATCCAAAACTTTTTATTCTATCATTAATTATCAGGTGTTTTCTAACTTGGATATTTCTTTGGCTTTGGGCTTTTTCGGAATTTTTACAAGCATAAATGATGCGGATTTAGATATAGAAGACGAACCCTCAAACTCTTCACTAATGAGTTTTTGGGTGTACGATGATGCATCTGTACTTAAAAAACTTTCAGATGCTAATAAAAGCTCTTTTTTATGCAATCTATCAAAACTGAACTTAAAAGCACCTGCATTAATGGAAATTGGCGGAATGCTTATTGTTGCTGAAACTGAAAATAGTGTTATTGAAGCAAACAATTCAATCGTGATTGTTCCCTATTCAGATGTAAACAAAAGACCTTTCTCAGTGATCGCTCCTGATGCAGATGATTACTCGATCGTATTCACAAATGTTAGAAAGAAACCTAGAGTTAACGATCCTATTTGTGTTGTTCCCAATGAGCGTCAAATTTCTTCAGATAATATACAATTTATAGAACCTGATGAAGAAGAGATCGTAGAGGAAACAATTACAGAAGTTGAATACGATACCAATGTATTACCACCCTATCCAAACCCAACCAATGGTGAACTGAATTTTGAAATGTATATTGCAGAAACAGGCTTCTATAAGTTAGCCATGTATGATATCACTACAGGAAAACAAATGAATGTGATTCATAAAGGAAATTTAGAAAAAGGCGAACATACAATCAAAACAAATGTGAGCAATCTACGTTCTGGACTATATATTTACCGATTAGAATCAACAAGCCTAGAACCTATAACAGGAAGAATTATTGTAAAATAA
- a CDS encoding tetratricopeptide repeat protein, translating to MPLRKQTFLLLICLLMFCIVGAQNQKVVDSLETIIQSKASEEIRLKAYLDIAKTLNSNDSELLEKYINDGIVLSQKVKNEKARLLLTSYKGDILISKSPANAEKARVIYKEVLAISQQQKLDEVSIKMYIKIAFSYYLERNFNAAIANYLEGHKMYERFSNKNSIDFPYKLLAGLYWQQKNFKQAHFFTEKRMEDNTSNDPLITADCYVMKGIIYADNGNKEKGLEYFKKSVVVFKELGIKQPQARILFNIGTAYFQSSNFNAALDNYHSSRKLYEELKDTVKVIENKSFIGLAHLNLQQEDSAFYYIDQVFDYYKEKGKVNALIFEYQKVGEWYFLQGKLTKTLQLYYDALKSAEELKNKAQVANMYRLIGNVHKSQDNFEQAINYHEQALENYGVLKDSSNVAKTKNDISELFIKTNQYQKALSYSTKALQQFQSFQDSCQIRESQLIIGKAYLGLQKLDSATNYLNKVLPKSSICNLPELITEAYIALGQVYISQNQESTAVTNFEKALTSANATNDRQGIKEATKYLYPIYQRKGNYQKAFETLELYQASKDSLFDADNTRTLIQKELEYEYEKQKQEEVFLQQQNELKQQQVVERQRWIIYIVILMSLALIAIVFSLYRNSANKKKANELLNQQNLEIAKQKAALEELDVSKSRLYANISHELRTPLTLISSPIQYMLSNEKNQFDANQIQQLELVKRNTKQLKGLVDDILALSKLESNKLELYEETLDINAFVSRSVSNYHSLAKHLGITYEFKSEIPEETYVLLDREKVEKIINNLISNAMKHTPSSGYVTFLAAVDNDILHIQVTDSGFGIPEEDLPHIFDRFFQSKNADNTLQGGTGIGLALVKELVQLMNGKITVSSEVGKGSIFSLYLPFKEIGSSKVEETAAFFAEEVEDLPDTNEHFTKNTQQYNLLIVEDHPDMQRFIQQLLNPKYNVYTANNGKQALEVLKKTTIDLIVSDVMMPEMDGQALLKALKNHESYYAIPVIMLTALSNDDSKLEALMLGVDDYLSKPFSPEELMARVHNLLERYTVRQMVAKEIEAAIQSETSEHQFETTTVKQTDAEWLKEVEKSIQKELENIDFNIGSLADQFFLSSRQFQRKIKKITGLTPKKFQQEVALQEARKLLENQTYKNVKAIAFTIGMSNVWRFSQLYEHRFGKKPSEYFT from the coding sequence ATGCCTTTAAGAAAACAAACTTTCCTATTATTAATTTGTCTGTTAATGTTTTGTATCGTTGGTGCTCAAAATCAGAAAGTAGTGGATAGTTTGGAAACGATCATTCAGTCAAAAGCTTCCGAAGAAATACGGCTAAAAGCGTATTTAGATATTGCCAAAACGTTAAATTCCAACGATTCAGAATTGCTAGAAAAGTATATCAATGATGGAATAGTGTTATCTCAAAAAGTAAAAAATGAGAAAGCGAGATTGCTATTAACATCATACAAAGGAGATATTTTAATATCTAAAAGTCCTGCTAATGCGGAAAAAGCCAGAGTTATTTATAAAGAAGTACTAGCAATTAGTCAACAACAGAAATTGGATGAAGTAAGCATCAAAATGTATATTAAAATTGCTTTTAGCTACTATCTAGAACGCAATTTTAATGCTGCTATTGCAAACTATTTAGAAGGACACAAAATGTATGAGCGTTTTTCTAATAAAAACTCAATAGATTTTCCGTATAAGCTATTAGCGGGATTGTATTGGCAACAGAAAAATTTCAAGCAAGCACATTTTTTTACGGAAAAACGGATGGAAGACAATACGTCCAATGATCCATTAATTACTGCTGACTGCTATGTTATGAAAGGCATTATCTATGCTGACAATGGGAATAAGGAAAAAGGATTGGAATATTTTAAAAAGAGTGTTGTAGTATTTAAGGAATTGGGAATAAAACAACCGCAAGCACGTATTTTATTCAACATAGGAACAGCTTATTTTCAATCCAGTAATTTCAATGCAGCTCTCGATAATTATCACAGCAGTCGTAAACTTTATGAAGAATTAAAAGATACAGTAAAAGTAATTGAAAATAAGAGCTTTATTGGGTTGGCGCATTTAAATTTACAACAAGAAGATTCTGCTTTTTATTATATAGATCAAGTGTTTGATTATTATAAAGAAAAGGGAAAAGTGAATGCGCTTATTTTTGAATATCAAAAAGTTGGCGAGTGGTATTTTTTACAAGGAAAATTGACCAAAACGCTTCAGTTGTATTATGATGCTTTAAAAAGTGCAGAAGAACTTAAAAATAAAGCACAAGTCGCCAATATGTATCGTTTGATTGGGAATGTACACAAATCACAAGATAATTTTGAACAGGCAATAAACTATCATGAACAAGCGCTGGAAAATTACGGTGTATTAAAAGATTCTTCAAATGTGGCGAAAACGAAAAATGATATTAGTGAGCTTTTTATAAAAACAAATCAATACCAAAAAGCACTTTCGTACAGTACAAAAGCATTGCAGCAATTTCAGTCTTTTCAAGATAGTTGTCAAATCCGCGAAAGTCAGTTGATTATAGGAAAAGCCTATCTCGGGCTACAAAAACTAGATTCTGCCACAAATTATTTAAACAAAGTACTACCTAAATCTTCTATATGCAATCTTCCAGAGTTGATCACAGAAGCCTATATAGCGCTTGGGCAAGTGTATATTAGCCAAAATCAAGAAAGTACAGCGGTGACCAATTTTGAAAAAGCATTGACAAGTGCCAATGCTACTAATGATAGACAGGGAATCAAAGAGGCAACCAAATATTTATATCCTATTTATCAAAGAAAAGGAAATTATCAAAAAGCGTTTGAAACACTCGAATTGTATCAAGCAAGTAAAGATTCTTTATTTGATGCAGATAATACGCGTACACTCATTCAAAAAGAATTGGAATATGAGTATGAAAAACAAAAGCAAGAAGAAGTGTTTTTACAACAGCAAAATGAACTAAAACAACAGCAAGTTGTTGAACGACAACGCTGGATCATTTATATTGTCATTTTGATGAGTTTGGCGCTCATTGCCATTGTATTTTCGCTATACAGAAATTCTGCTAATAAAAAGAAAGCAAACGAACTTTTAAATCAACAAAATCTTGAAATTGCAAAGCAAAAAGCAGCACTTGAAGAGCTAGATGTCTCTAAATCGCGCTTGTATGCAAATATATCGCATGAATTACGAACACCCTTAACACTCATAAGCAGTCCTATACAATACATGCTTTCCAATGAGAAAAATCAATTTGATGCAAATCAAATACAACAGCTAGAATTGGTAAAGCGAAATACAAAGCAACTCAAAGGTTTGGTAGACGATATTTTAGCACTTTCCAAACTAGAATCTAATAAATTAGAATTGTATGAAGAAACGTTAGATATCAACGCTTTTGTATCACGTTCGGTGAGTAATTACCATTCACTCGCGAAACATTTGGGAATTACCTATGAATTTAAGTCTGAAATTCCAGAAGAAACGTATGTTTTATTAGACAGAGAAAAAGTCGAGAAAATTATAAATAACCTCATTTCAAACGCCATGAAGCATACACCATCTAGCGGTTATGTTACATTTTTGGCTGCTGTTGATAACGACATATTGCATATACAAGTAACTGATTCTGGTTTCGGAATCCCAGAAGAGGATTTGCCACATATTTTTGATCGTTTTTTCCAAAGTAAAAATGCTGATAACACGCTTCAAGGTGGAACAGGGATTGGTTTGGCATTGGTAAAAGAATTAGTGCAATTGATGAATGGAAAAATTACAGTTTCTAGCGAAGTAGGAAAGGGAAGTATCTTTTCTTTATATCTGCCTTTTAAGGAAATAGGATCCTCAAAAGTTGAAGAAACAGCTGCATTTTTTGCTGAAGAAGTAGAAGATCTCCCAGATACGAACGAGCACTTTACAAAAAATACACAACAATACAATTTGCTCATCGTGGAAGATCATCCAGACATGCAACGATTTATTCAACAATTACTCAACCCGAAATACAATGTATATACCGCAAATAATGGAAAACAGGCATTAGAAGTTTTAAAGAAAACAACAATTGATCTCATTGTGTCTGATGTCATGATGCCAGAAATGGACGGACAAGCATTATTAAAAGCATTGAAAAATCATGAGTCGTATTATGCAATTCCTGTGATTATGTTGACTGCTTTAAGTAATGATGATTCTAAATTGGAAGCACTCATGTTGGGTGTTGATGATTATTTAAGCAAACCATTTTCTCCAGAAGAATTGATGGCGCGTGTGCATAATTTGTTGGAAAGATATACTGTGCGACAAATGGTAGCTAAAGAAATAGAAGCTGCGATACAAAGTGAAACTTCAGAACATCAATTTGAAACCACTACTGTAAAACAAACAGATGCTGAATGGTTAAAGGAAGTAGAAAAAAGCATTCAAAAAGAATTAGAAAACATAGATTTTAACATCGGATCGTTGGCAGATCAATTTTTCCTAAGCTCACGACAATTTCAACGAAAAATAAAAAAAATTACTGGGCTGACACCTAAAAAATTTCAACAAGAAGTAGCACTACAAGAAGCTAGAAAACTTTTGGAAAACCAAACATATAAAAATGTAAAAGCGATAGCTTTTACAATAGGAATGAGCAATGTATGGCGATTTTCACAATTGTATGAACATCGATTTGGTAAAAAACCTAGCGAGTACTTTACTTAA
- a CDS encoding MBL fold metallo-hydrolase RNA specificity domain-containing protein codes for MSKFVKINFLGAAGVVTGSKFLLETSEKHILVDCGMFQGLKELRELNWCDLPVDVPSIDMVLLTHGHLDHVGYLPRLVKQGFTGKILGTAPTLAIAEIILKDSAKIHEEEAEKANKENYSKHNPALPFYTKKDAEATIERFQVEMEDTWIKLSEHISCRFQYNGHIIGSTFIELDIEGKRFVFSGDIGRRNDYLLDDPKTPEWADFLFIESTYGDKLHPEEDIEEILADLINETIRNKGNLIIPSFAVERLQMLMYILWKLYQKNKIPNIPIFIDSPMGTNVLEVFRRFPKWHKLSVEEYHAMCNHMNIVESYRETWETIDDPRSKIVVAGSGMVTGGRVLTYLQQLIDEPSTTVLLIGYQAEGTRGRALKDGVHEVRFFGKYYPVKATIKSIESLSAHADQAGLLQWISTIKNIPEKVYLIHGEPSSLDAFRVKIKDIYNWNVIIPKLTTVEEVRV; via the coding sequence ATGAGCAAATTTGTCAAAATCAACTTTTTAGGTGCTGCTGGTGTCGTTACAGGTTCTAAATTTTTGTTGGAAACCTCAGAAAAGCACATTTTGGTCGATTGTGGCATGTTTCAAGGACTCAAAGAACTCCGAGAACTCAATTGGTGCGATTTACCTGTGGATGTTCCATCCATTGATATGGTATTGCTCACGCATGGACACTTGGATCATGTTGGCTATTTACCGCGCTTAGTAAAGCAAGGATTTACAGGAAAAATATTAGGAACGGCGCCAACGTTGGCTATTGCAGAAATTATTTTGAAAGACAGTGCCAAAATTCACGAAGAAGAAGCCGAAAAAGCCAATAAAGAAAACTATTCTAAACACAATCCTGCATTGCCTTTTTATACAAAAAAAGATGCCGAAGCAACCATTGAGCGCTTTCAGGTAGAAATGGAAGATACGTGGATTAAATTGTCCGAGCATATCAGTTGTCGTTTTCAATACAACGGACATATTATTGGTTCTACTTTTATTGAATTGGATATTGAGGGAAAGCGTTTTGTGTTTTCAGGTGATATTGGACGACGCAACGATTATTTACTAGACGATCCGAAAACACCAGAATGGGCAGATTTTTTATTTATCGAAAGTACGTATGGCGACAAATTGCATCCTGAAGAAGATATAGAAGAAATTCTTGCGGATCTTATTAATGAAACCATTCGCAACAAGGGAAACCTTATCATTCCAAGTTTTGCGGTAGAGCGTTTGCAGATGCTTATGTACATTCTGTGGAAATTGTATCAAAAAAATAAAATCCCCAACATTCCTATTTTTATTGACAGTCCGATGGGCACCAATGTGTTGGAAGTTTTTAGACGGTTTCCGAAATGGCACAAGCTTTCTGTGGAAGAATATCACGCCATGTGCAATCACATGAATATTGTGGAATCGTACCGAGAAACCTGGGAAACTATTGACGATCCACGCTCTAAAATTGTAGTTGCTGGTAGCGGAATGGTTACAGGTGGAAGAGTATTAACGTATTTGCAACAACTCATCGACGAACCATCTACAACCGTTTTATTAATTGGCTATCAAGCTGAAGGAACGCGTGGAAGAGCCTTGAAAGATGGCGTACATGAAGTCCGTTTTTTTGGAAAGTATTATCCTGTAAAAGCCACCATCAAAAGCATTGAAAGTTTGTCGGCACATGCAGACCAAGCTGGATTATTACAATGGATTTCAACTATTAAAAATATTCCTGAAAAAGTGTACTTAATTCACGGTGAACCTTCTTCTTTAGATGCGTTTCGCGTGAAGATTAAAGATATTTACAATTGGAATGTGATCATTCCGAAATTGACAACTGTTGAAGAAGTGCGCGTGTAA
- a CDS encoding universal stress protein: protein MRKILIPTDFSENAMNALKYALELFKYDKSEFFILHAYQDEIHQDQSLLQKEGLEKVTELVQMKSQQQLETVLDAIYQISPNPRHKYKLVSANNILVDETDKIVIEESIDIIVMGTRGHTNDKALAFGSNTLKILKYVDAPVLAIPEKYSYKDPKQIVFPTNYMIPYRRRELKLLCELASNQCAAITMLYVSQSGKLSKRQEDNKTFLKTELCKNELVFETHNDTNIDNAIYTYIKENNVDMLVMVNNRRSFLEAMLVRSTIQKMSLHIDIPFLALQNVPRD, encoded by the coding sequence ATGAGAAAGATATTAATCCCAACCGATTTTTCTGAAAATGCCATGAACGCATTGAAATATGCTTTGGAATTGTTCAAATATGACAAAAGTGAATTTTTTATTTTACATGCATATCAAGATGAAATTCATCAAGATCAGTCATTGCTTCAAAAAGAAGGTTTAGAAAAAGTGACGGAACTCGTACAAATGAAATCACAACAGCAATTGGAAACAGTTTTAGATGCTATTTATCAAATTTCACCCAATCCAAGACACAAATATAAGTTGGTTTCCGCTAACAACATTTTGGTTGATGAAACTGATAAAATTGTCATTGAAGAAAGTATTGATATCATTGTCATGGGAACGCGCGGACATACCAATGACAAAGCTTTAGCTTTTGGAAGCAATACGCTAAAAATTTTAAAATACGTAGATGCACCTGTGCTGGCAATTCCTGAAAAATACAGCTATAAAGATCCAAAACAGATTGTATTTCCTACAAATTATATGATCCCGTATCGCAGAAGAGAACTCAAATTGTTGTGTGAACTAGCATCCAACCAATGCGCTGCTATTACCATGTTGTACGTTTCACAAAGTGGCAAATTATCTAAAAGACAGGAAGACAATAAAACTTTTTTGAAAACAGAATTGTGTAAAAATGAACTTGTTTTTGAAACACATAACGATACCAATATTGACAACGCTATTTACACCTACATCAAAGAAAACAACGTTGATATGCTCGTTATGGTCAATAACAGACGTTCTTTTTTGGAAGCAATGTTGGTACGATCTACCATTCAAAAAATGAGCTTGCATATAGACATTCCTTTTTTAGCGCTGCAAAATGTACCGCGTGACTAG
- the hpf gene encoding ribosome hibernation-promoting factor, HPF/YfiA family, whose protein sequence is MKINIQFIHMDTSEAMEAYTTEKLNRLAKKYDMIIHTDVFFKSEKDPKGKGNICEMEVSMVGPRIFASSNEENYEVAVKNTIKDLEKQLEKRKKTLKPYL, encoded by the coding sequence ATGAAAATAAATATTCAATTTATCCACATGGACACTAGTGAAGCTATGGAAGCGTATACAACTGAAAAGTTGAACAGACTTGCAAAAAAGTATGATATGATAATCCATACCGATGTATTTTTTAAGAGCGAAAAAGATCCAAAAGGCAAAGGAAATATTTGTGAAATGGAAGTAAGTATGGTTGGACCACGAATTTTTGCGTCTTCTAATGAAGAAAATTACGAAGTTGCTGTAAAAAACACTATTAAAGATTTAGAGAAGCAACTGGAAAAGCGCAAAAAAACGCTCAAACCATATCTGTAA